The Eleginops maclovinus isolate JMC-PN-2008 ecotype Puerto Natales chromosome 3, JC_Emac_rtc_rv5, whole genome shotgun sequence genome includes a region encoding these proteins:
- the ptdss1a gene encoding phosphatidylserine synthase 1: MASVYSGSHTLSKDDVNYRMHFRMINEQQVEDITIEFFYRPHTITLLTCTVLSLMYFAFARDDENTDNNLWVGLILVVSFFLVISVLAFPNGPFTRPHPAIWRIVFGLSVLYFLFLVLVIFLNWHQVKNLMYWLDPNLRYAKREADIMDYAVNCHDITWERILSHFDIFAFSHFWGWGMKALLIRSYGLCWTISITWELTELFFMHLLPNFAECWWDQVILDILLCNGGGIWLGMTVCRFLEMRTYHWASIKDIHTTTGKIKRAALQFTPASWTYVRWLDPKSSLQRVMGVYLFMIIWQLTELNTFFLKHIFVFPASHPLSWCRILFVGIITAPTVRQYYAYLTDTQCKRVGTQCWVFGAIAFLEALGCIKFGQDLFSKTQVLYVVLWLLCLAFITFLCLYGMVWYAEMYGPNEKTLSECEDSNYNEYDEYAPEELKEDPKVDDDDNSPTTRRRGKGSSNTQSVNGLESQ; encoded by the exons ATGGCGTCCGTGTACAGCGGGTCCCACACCTTGAGCAAGGATGATGTGAATTACAGGATGCATTTCCGAATGATAAACGAGCAGCAGGTTGAAGATATCACCATCGAGTTTTTCTACAGGCCGCACACGATAACGCTGCTGACATGCACGGTGCTCAGTCTGATGTATTTCGCATTTGCAAG AGATGATGAAAATACCGACAACAATCTCTGGGTGGGGCTGATTCTGGTCGTCTCCTTCTTCCTTGTCATTAGTGTGTTGGCATTTCCTAACG GTCCATTCACCAGACCACATCCAGCGATATGGCGAATAGTTTTTG GTCTGAGTGTCctctacttcctgttcctgGTTTTGGTCATCTTCCTAAACTGGCATCAGGTGAAAAACCTGATGTATTGGTTGGACCCAAACCTGCGTTATGCcaagagagaggcagacatAATG GATTACGCGGTGAACTGCCACGACATCACCTGGGAGAGAATCCTGagccattttgacatttttgcattcaGCCATTTCTGGGGCTGGGGTATGAAGGCCCTGCTTATTCGAAGCTATGGCCTCTGCTGGACCATCAGTATTACCTGGGAGCTTACTGAG CTCTTCTTCATGCATCTGCTGCCTAACTTTGCTGAGTGCTGGTGGGACCAGGTGATTCTGGACATTCTACTGTGTAATGGAGGAGGCATCTGGCTCGGCATGACTGTCTGTCGCTTTTTGGAAATGAGGACCTACCACTGGGCCAGTATTAA GGACATCCACACCACCACAGGGAAGATCAAACGCGCTGCTCTACAGTTCACCCCTGCAAGCTGGACCTACGTACGCTGGCTTGACCCAAAGTCTTCCCTGCAACGGGTGATGGGCGTCTATCTGTTTATGATCATCTGGCAG CTTACAGAGTTGAACACGTTCTTCCTCAAGCACATTTTCGTATTTCCTGCAAGCCATCCTCTCAGCTGGTGTCGGATTCTGTTCGTTGGTATCATCACAGCGCCAACAGtcag GCAGTATTATGCGTAccttacagacacacagtgtAAGAGAGTTGGGACCCAGTGCTGGGTGTTTGG GGCAATAGCCTTTCTGGAGGCCTTGGGATGCATTAAGTTTGGACAGGACTTGTTCTCAAAAACCCAGGTCCTCTATGTGGTCCTCTGGCTGCTATGTTTG GCTTTCATTACATTCCTCTGCCTGTATGGAATGGTTTGGTATGCTGAAATGTACGGTCCAAATGAAAAG ACCCTCTCAGAATGTGAAGACAGTAATTACAATGAATATGATGAATATGCGCCAGAAGAGTTAAAAG AAGACCCAAAGGTGGACGATGACGACAACAGCCCGACAACAAGACGCAGAGGGAAGGGCTCCTCAAACACCCAATCTGTCAACGGCCTGGAGAGCCAGTAG
- the LOC134862140 gene encoding E3 ubiquitin-protein ligase NHLRC1-like encodes MAESRAFPSRGSLRSPEEILREIQINLLECKVCFEKFSTQQSEHRPQNLSCGHVLCLECIRALTHPLLRTLECPFCRQLCSVDSNFHCQALSDLQELLLSQSPTSPAPPHRAKEGIGLAAGLTSSALHLCTAFGGWGTLINPTGIAVLGSSGTIVVVHDGEKRVVVFSPQGRKLHSFGPKGHGSGEICFPVDVAVTSCGHVVVTDAGDKALKVFTSRGNHMMTVKDSLQMPWGVDTDSCGHILVSDLQAGTLSQMKVDFINGLAVEHQTVISDLQHPKAVACCRATGNTAVMEHLSEETYPPGRNPHTRLRVFTKDFCLLYQTDTFSLMLQSKVRLHMSVMTFDQNGDVIVIDSNMGTIWSLGQLQNGPALTPLVGDDLVRPVGLVTLNNSLIILDSGNHTVKMYSAKSETRPLI; translated from the coding sequence ATGGCCGAGAGTCGTGCTTTCCCGAGTCGAGGCTCCCTGAGGAGTCCTGAGGAGATTCTCAGAGAGATCCAGATCAACCTCCTGGAGTGTAAAGTCTGCTTCGAGAAGTTCAGCACTCAGCAGAGCGAGCACAGGCCGCAGAATCTCTCCTGTGGCCATGTGCTCTGTCTGGAATGCATCAGGGCTCTGACCCACCCTCTCCTGAGGACGCTGGAGTGCCCGTTTTGTCGACAGCTGTGCAGTGTTGACAGCAACTTCCATTGCCAGGCTCTTAGTGACCTACAGGAGCTGCTGTTGTCCCAGAGTCCCACTTCCCCTGCCCCTCCTCACAGGGCAAAGGAAGGCATTGGCTTGGCTGCAGGTCTGACTTCTTCAGCTCTGCACCTCTGCACTGCTTTTGGAGGGTGGGGGACTCTTATTAACCCCACTGGGATCGCTGTTTTGGGATCTTCAGGGACTATAGTGGTGGTGCATGATGGCGAGAAGAGGGTGGTGGTGTTCAGTCCTCAGGGTAGGAAGCTACACAGTTTTGGACCAAAAGGACATGGCAGTGGGGAGATCTGTTTCCCAGTGGATGTGGCAGTGACTTCCTGTGGTCACGTGGTGGTGACGGACGCAGGTGATAAAGCCCTGAAGGTTTTTACCTCCAGGGGGAACCACATGATGACGGTGAAAGATTCCCTCCAGATGCCCTGGGGTGTAGATACAGACAGCTGTGGGCACATCCTGGTCTCAGACCTCCAGGCAGGTACACTTTCTCAAATGAAAGTGGACTTTATAAACGGTCTCGCTGTAGAACATCAAACAGTCATATCAGACCTGCAGCATCCAAAAGCGGTGGCCTGCTGTAGAGCGACTGGAAACACTGCAGTGATGGAGCATTTATCTGAAGAGACATATCCACCAGGGAGGAACCCACACACGAGGCTGAGAGTTTTTACTAAAGACTTCTGCCTCCTTTATCAGACGGACACTTTCAGCCTGATGCTGCAGTCCAAAGTGAGGCTGCATATGTCCGTCATGACTTTTGATCAAAATGGAGATGTGATTGTGATTGACTCCAATATGGGGACAATTTGGAGTTTGGGCCAGCTCCAGAATGGCCCCGCCCTGACCCCTCTGGTTGGGGACGACCTTGTCCGCCCAGTTGGACTGGTGACATTGAACAACTCGCTCATCATTCTGGACAGTGGAAACCATACAGTGAAGATGTATTCTGCTAAATCTGAAACTAGGCCCTTGATATAG